CATGAACCCCGCCGGATCGCCACAGCGACCACTCAACCATACATCATGCTATCGGACTTCATCGCCCCGTCGCCCGACTTCCCCTTCAAACGCCACCAGCACCCCCTCCGTACGCGACATGCGTACACCCCGCTGCGGCCCGAAACGCCTCAGCCCATCCTCCCGGAGCCGCGGCGCATGCTCCAGGATATAGCGTGCATACTCCTCTTGGGTTGCAAACACATACCGTACCTCTAGGACGCGGCTGCCCGACACCTCCATGTCCACCAAATCCGCCCGAACCGCCCCACACGCCAGCACAGCCTGAATATGCCCCTCGC
This is a stretch of genomic DNA from Phycisphaeraceae bacterium. It encodes these proteins:
- a CDS encoding DUF4286 family protein yields the protein MNMAAYTVRIECEEDAVLREVEEWLCEGHIQAVLACGAVRADLVDMEVSGSRVLEVRYVFATQEEYARYILEHAPRLREDGLRRFGPQRGVRMSRTEGVLVAFEGEVGRRGDEVR